A window of Trichoderma atroviride chromosome 3, complete sequence contains these coding sequences:
- a CDS encoding uncharacterized protein (EggNog:ENOG41~TransMembrane:4 (i7-26o32-55i76-94o173-192i)) — protein MALGLGLVFMLVHAVLFGVAVVVYFHSVHLSLPISSAVTILTALLPILSFLNSFIHPSLLHSARSSSNPFIRLSPTVLQAFQGLVTTVLATLLFERVVPSDTVECLINNQWQGLWRGRNGEAIRLIQDTLNCCGLNSLVDRAYPISEPKTCAKMFGRNQVCRGPWKSALRGSAGADFGIVIVVGVLQALSLLMTREGTNWWTAWRSVSWHRQQQVNHRESRPLLAGIPDADADVDEVVEQQEDSTRPRGYQSLTNNTDEENRPRVEPSAIRNRQEVNVWASDN, from the exons atGGCGCTGGGATTGGGGCTTGTGTTTATGCTG GTCCACGCCGTGCTATTCGGCGTCGCAGT AGTCGTGTATTTCCACAGCGTTCATCTCTCCCTCCCCATCAGCTCCGCCGTAACCATCCTCACGGCCCTGCTGCCCAttctctcctttctcaacTCCTTCATACACCCCAGCCTCCTCCACTCCGCCCGCAGCTCATCAAACCCCTTCATTCGCCTCAGCCCAACCGTCCTGCAGGCTTTCCAGGGCCTTGTCACCACCGTTCTCGCAACACTGCTCTTCGAAAGAGTGGTGCCTTCGGACACGGTGGAAtgcctcatcaacaatcaATGGCAGGGCTTGTGGCGCGGCAGAAATGGGGAGGCCATTCGCTTGATTCAAGATACGCTCAACTGCTGCGGCTTAAACTCCCTCGTGGACAGGGCCTATCCCATCTCCGAGCCAAAGACGTGCGCGAAAATGTTTGGGCGCAATCAGGTGTGCAGAGGGCCTTGGAAATCAGCCCTCAGGGGCAGTGCGGGAGCAGATTTTGGGATTGTCATTGTCGTGGGAGTATTGCAG GCTTTGAGCTTGCTCATGACTAGAGAAGGCACTAACTGGTGGACTGCATGGCGCTCCGTCAGCTGGCATCGACAGCAGCAGGTCAATCACCGGGAGAGCCGTCCACTGCTGGCAGGCATtccagacgcagacgcagatgTAGACGAGGTCGTCGAGCAGCAAGAGGACTCTACCCGTCCGCGAGGATATCAGAGCCTGACCAACAACACCGATGAGGAAAACAGGCCCAGAGTTGAGCCGTCTGCCATTCGTAATCGTCAAGAGGTAAATGTCTGGGCATCCGACAACTAA